From the Octadecabacter antarcticus 307 genome, one window contains:
- a CDS encoding tyrosine-type recombinase/integrase yields MTHEKMSPLRERMIEDMRIHGMGDKAQKAHIRAVKHFAGFLKRSPDTATPDDLRAYQLHMTDTEVTPPTFNARIMALRFLFGTTCDRKGMKRYMQFCTQPRRLPTVLSIEEVAEVIAAAPGPGLKYRAALSISYGAGLRASEVCSLKVSDIDSDRMLIHVDEGKGGKDRKVMLSPDLLDLLRDYWREAQPAGWLFPGKPKINPISARQLSRAFNSAKHVVGISKPATLHTLRHSFATHLLEANIDVRVIQVLLGHAKLSTTARYTHVATKIIRDTPSPFEALKKLDIENLRHRPG; encoded by the coding sequence ATGACACATGAGAAGATGAGCCCGCTGCGTGAGCGGATGATCGAGGACATGCGCATCCACGGTATGGGTGACAAAGCTCAGAAGGCCCACATCCGGGCGGTTAAGCATTTTGCCGGGTTCTTGAAGCGATCCCCTGACACGGCAACGCCGGATGATCTGCGCGCCTATCAGCTCCACATGACAGATACTGAAGTGACGCCGCCCACATTCAATGCGCGGATCATGGCGCTACGGTTTTTATTTGGCACCACCTGCGACCGTAAGGGTATGAAGCGCTATATGCAATTCTGCACGCAACCGCGCCGCCTGCCGACGGTGCTCAGTATTGAAGAAGTTGCAGAGGTTATTGCTGCAGCCCCTGGGCCGGGCCTCAAATATCGCGCGGCCCTCAGTATTAGCTATGGAGCGGGTTTGCGGGCGTCTGAGGTCTGCAGCCTGAAGGTCAGTGATATTGATAGTGACCGGATGCTGATCCATGTCGACGAGGGTAAAGGTGGCAAGGATCGCAAGGTGATGCTGTCGCCCGACCTACTTGATTTGCTGCGCGACTATTGGCGTGAAGCCCAGCCTGCGGGATGGTTGTTTCCTGGAAAGCCCAAGATCAACCCAATCTCGGCAAGACAGCTCAGTCGGGCGTTCAATTCGGCCAAGCATGTGGTCGGCATATCAAAACCCGCCACCTTGCATACCCTGCGGCACAGCTTTGCGACGCATCTGCTAGAAGCCAACATTGATGTGCGAGTCATTCAGGTCTTGCTCGGCCACGCGAAGTTGAGCACGACAGCGCGCTACACCCACGTCGCCACCAAAATCATCCGAGACACGCCCAGCCCGTTTGAAGCGCTCAAGAAGTTGGACATTGAGAACTTGCGTCACCGACCGGGATAA
- a CDS encoding IS91 family transposase, which yields MAKTKLEIADIFRAHGPEWRRANAGHVSLSQLKVMSSIEACRTEALGGHVAACTKCDHQHIAYNSCKNRHCPKCQGPAARDWMQARADDLLPVEYFHVVFTLPAEIARIAYWNKKAVYGLLFKASAETVTTIATDPKRLGARVGMTSVLHTWGSALTHHPHVHMIVPGGGLSKGGNRWIGCKPGFFLHVRVLSRLFRRLFIEGLLALHRAGELAFFGDLVGLSDPQAFTAYLTPMRKKEWVVYAKPPFGGPEAVLAYLSRYTHRVAISNSRLISADANTVTFKWKDYRVKSGDKQSAMRIATDEFIRRFLIHVLPDRFHRIRHYGLLASSQRKTNIAKVRAFLGAQPPKQEDAPVAEVIPLTLREPCPDCGGAMRIIETFRRGQKPQSRAPPRKAAA from the coding sequence TTGGCCAAAACGAAACTGGAGATCGCTGACATTTTCCGCGCACACGGACCCGAGTGGCGGCGGGCCAATGCTGGGCATGTCAGCCTCAGCCAGCTCAAAGTGATGTCCTCCATTGAGGCCTGCCGAACCGAGGCGCTCGGCGGGCATGTGGCAGCGTGCACCAAATGCGATCATCAGCACATCGCTTATAACTCGTGCAAGAACCGCCACTGTCCCAAATGTCAGGGACCGGCAGCACGTGACTGGATGCAAGCGCGGGCAGATGATCTGCTGCCTGTGGAATACTTCCACGTCGTCTTTACCCTGCCTGCTGAGATTGCCCGCATCGCATATTGGAACAAGAAGGCCGTCTACGGCCTCTTGTTCAAAGCGTCGGCAGAGACAGTGACGACCATCGCCACAGACCCCAAACGCCTCGGCGCACGCGTCGGCATGACCAGCGTGCTACATACTTGGGGGTCGGCCTTGACCCATCACCCGCACGTTCACATGATCGTTCCGGGCGGTGGGTTGTCGAAAGGCGGCAACCGCTGGATCGGTTGCAAGCCGGGATTCTTTTTGCATGTGCGAGTTCTATCACGGCTGTTCCGTCGCTTGTTTATCGAAGGGTTGCTGGCCTTGCACCGTGCAGGCGAGTTAGCCTTCTTTGGCGATTTGGTTGGGCTGTCCGACCCGCAGGCCTTCACTGCATATCTGACCCCGATGCGCAAAAAGGAATGGGTCGTCTATGCTAAACCACCCTTCGGTGGCCCCGAGGCGGTGCTGGCCTATCTCAGCCGATATACACACCGTGTGGCAATCTCAAACAGCCGTTTGATCAGCGCTGACGCCAACACCGTCACGTTCAAATGGAAAGATTATCGCGTCAAATCAGGCGACAAACAGTCCGCCATGCGCATTGCAACAGATGAGTTCATCCGCCGCTTTTTGATCCATGTGCTTCCGGACCGCTTCCACCGCATCCGTCATTATGGTTTGCTGGCAAGCTCACAGCGCAAAACTAACATCGCAAAAGTCCGCGCGTTTCTTGGTGCTCAGCCCCCCAAACAAGAAGATGCGCCGGTCGCTGAAGTCATCCCGCTCACACTACGAGAACCATGCCCAGACTGCGGCGGCGCAATGCGCATCATCGAGACCTTCCGCCGCGGCCAAAAACCACAATCACGCGCACCACCACGAAAGGCCGCCGCATGA